In a genomic window of Chryseobacterium sp. G0162:
- a CDS encoding response regulator transcription factor, translating into MNILLLEDDLILSAELCRFLESNNFTCDKIYDGETFLRQIKNNSYDLYLLDINVPKINGLDVCQTIRSFDKSTPIIMISAYGDISDKKDAFTRLADDYLVKPFQFEELLLRINSLLRRKMPSDTSDQDIIRIDDLIINKTEQKVYRGGNEITLTLKEFQLLVYLAEAQGRTVSKQQITEHVWEHNFNTNTNTVEVYINFLRKKIDKDFKIKLIHTRSGFGYYLSPL; encoded by the coding sequence ATGAATATTCTTTTATTAGAAGATGATCTCATTCTTTCTGCGGAACTTTGCCGATTTTTAGAATCCAATAATTTTACCTGCGATAAAATCTATGACGGAGAAACTTTCCTTCGTCAGATTAAAAATAATTCCTATGATCTGTATTTGCTTGATATCAATGTCCCTAAAATAAACGGGCTGGATGTTTGTCAGACGATTCGTTCTTTTGATAAGAGTACGCCTATCATTATGATCTCTGCTTATGGAGATATTTCAGATAAAAAAGATGCCTTTACCCGATTGGCTGATGATTACCTGGTAAAACCTTTTCAGTTTGAAGAACTCCTTTTAAGGATCAATTCTCTGTTGAGAAGAAAAATGCCTTCAGATACCTCTGATCAGGATATTATCAGAATAGATGACCTTATTATCAACAAAACGGAGCAAAAAGTGTATCGGGGCGGAAATGAAATAACCCTTACTTTAAAAGAGTTTCAGTTATTGGTTTATCTGGCAGAAGCACAGGGCAGGACTGTCTCTAAACAGCAGATTACTGAACATGTTTGGGAGCACAACTTTAATACCAATACCAATACGGTAGAAGTATACATTAATTTTTTAAGAAAAAAAATTGATAAAGATTTTAAAATAAAACTGATCCATACCCGTTCCGGTTTCGGATATTATTTAAGTCCATTGTAA
- a CDS encoding efflux RND transporter periplasmic adaptor subunit, producing MKTYIIPVLMILSLMACSKKEEEKNNPAKKGFELSNTMLKSISLAKVEQRNIEDEYSFYGKISADKNSYIDVYPLVGGNVMSVNVELGDYVRKGQVLATIRSTELAEIQKDVSDAKTDLVVAKNNLRVAKELYEGKLNTERDVLEAKSQLQKAEDQLQRAAAVSTVYNVKSGNIYSVVAPINGYIVQKSINKDMQLRSDRSDNIFDVANTTNVWAIMNVNESDIEKISLGMKAQVSTLSYPDKVFDGKIDKIFKIIDPQTNAMQARVVLDNANGLLIPDSKATIKVSSLENNTMLTVPSKAVIFDDNKSFVVIFKSRTDVKIREVKVQKQVGDVTYIADGLKEGEEVITNNQLLIYRSLNS from the coding sequence ATGAAAACTTATATTATTCCAGTATTAATGATCTTATCATTGATGGCCTGCTCAAAAAAGGAGGAAGAAAAAAACAATCCGGCTAAAAAAGGCTTTGAACTCAGCAATACCATGCTGAAATCTATTTCCCTGGCGAAGGTTGAACAAAGAAATATAGAAGATGAATATAGTTTTTATGGAAAAATCTCCGCAGATAAGAACAGCTATATAGATGTTTATCCATTGGTTGGAGGAAATGTGATGAGTGTAAATGTAGAACTTGGGGATTATGTGAGAAAAGGTCAGGTACTGGCGACTATCAGGAGTACGGAGCTTGCCGAAATTCAAAAAGATGTGAGTGATGCTAAAACAGACCTTGTAGTGGCTAAAAATAACCTTAGAGTTGCTAAGGAACTCTACGAAGGAAAACTAAATACAGAAAGAGATGTATTGGAGGCAAAAAGCCAGCTGCAGAAAGCAGAAGATCAATTACAGAGAGCTGCGGCTGTAAGTACTGTTTATAATGTGAAGTCAGGAAATATATACAGTGTGGTAGCACCTATTAACGGATATATTGTACAGAAAAGTATCAATAAAGATATGCAGCTGAGAAGTGACCGAAGTGATAATATTTTTGATGTTGCCAATACCACCAATGTTTGGGCCATTATGAATGTTAATGAATCGGATATTGAAAAGATAAGCCTTGGAATGAAAGCTCAGGTGTCTACACTTTCTTATCCGGATAAGGTCTTTGATGGAAAAATTGATAAGATTTTTAAAATCATTGATCCGCAAACCAATGCCATGCAGGCAAGGGTTGTTCTGGATAATGCTAATGGATTATTAATTCCGGATAGTAAAGCTACTATAAAAGTTTCCAGCCTTGAAAACAATACAATGCTGACTGTTCCTTCCAAAGCAGTAATTTTTGATGATAACAAAAGTTTTGTGGTAATTTTTAAATCCAGAACTGATGTGAAAATAAGAGAAGTGAAAGTACAGAAACAGGTAGGTGATGTTACTTATATAGCAGATGGCCTTAAAGAAGGAGAAGAAGTGATTACTAACAACCAGCTTCTGATATACCGCTCTCTAAACAGCTGA
- a CDS encoding ATP-binding protein — protein MSLKRKIALTISIAFSLLFGMVMAVIYLSFNDFRRDEFKERFRQRLEFTTHFISKSKDFEEEAPIFFNENSDNILLNEKILIFNEQKELIYSTIKDRNVTWDSAMLKELDKKKIIYTEKTVPEIYAALRNINGENYYILTSAFDTNGKSKLGFLKYLLITAYVMSTLLIGFFSYYFVEKFLRPLEDLNKEISEVTAHKLTTQIPVQESNDEVNVLAKSFNTMIVRLNDVFQSQKDFTASASHEIRTPITRMAFQLENLIKFEEHSPKTLSSLQQIQRDVYQLSDLTNSLLLLTKFDKENIQSIYEDVRIDEVIFEAFEGVEKSYPDLKLDFLIAEETSENAFLTISGIQSLLVIVFINLFKNAAVYSDNTEVRVLITETNHNLSVDVISHGATISVEEQTKLFEAFTRGNNAQNISGSGLGLRIVKRILEYHDAEIIYSSPDEYMNMFTVIFKK, from the coding sequence ATGTCTTTAAAGAGAAAGATAGCTTTAACAATTAGTATCGCCTTTTCATTGCTTTTTGGAATGGTGATGGCGGTCATTTATTTATCTTTCAATGATTTCAGAAGGGATGAGTTTAAGGAAAGATTCAGACAAAGACTGGAATTTACGACCCATTTTATTTCAAAGTCTAAAGATTTTGAAGAAGAAGCACCCATCTTTTTCAATGAAAATTCGGATAATATTCTTTTGAATGAAAAGATTTTAATTTTTAATGAACAGAAAGAACTGATCTACAGTACGATTAAAGACCGAAATGTTACCTGGGATAGTGCCATGCTTAAGGAGCTGGATAAAAAGAAGATTATTTATACAGAGAAAACAGTTCCGGAGATTTATGCAGCACTAAGAAACATTAATGGAGAGAATTATTATATTCTTACCAGTGCCTTTGATACCAACGGGAAATCAAAGTTGGGTTTTCTAAAATATCTTTTGATTACTGCTTATGTGATGAGCACGCTTCTTATCGGCTTTTTCAGTTATTACTTTGTAGAAAAGTTTCTTCGTCCTTTAGAAGATCTGAATAAAGAAATTTCAGAGGTAACAGCACATAAATTAACCACTCAGATTCCCGTTCAGGAATCTAATGATGAAGTAAATGTTCTTGCAAAATCTTTTAATACAATGATTGTACGGCTTAACGATGTATTTCAGTCGCAGAAAGATTTTACAGCAAGTGCTTCTCACGAAATCAGGACCCCTATTACAAGAATGGCATTTCAATTGGAAAACCTGATTAAATTTGAAGAACATTCTCCAAAGACACTGTCTTCATTACAGCAAATTCAACGGGATGTTTATCAGTTGTCAGATCTGACGAATTCACTACTGCTATTAACGAAGTTTGATAAAGAAAATATTCAAAGCATTTACGAGGATGTAAGAATAGACGAAGTGATCTTTGAAGCCTTCGAAGGAGTGGAAAAAAGTTATCCTGATCTTAAACTGGATTTTCTTATTGCTGAAGAAACTTCGGAAAATGCTTTTCTTACCATTAGCGGCATTCAATCATTATTGGTGATTGTCTTCATTAATTTATTCAAAAACGCAGCGGTTTATTCTGACAATACAGAAGTGAGAGTATTGATAACCGAAACGAATCATAATCTTAGTGTTGATGTAATTTCCCATGGAGCTACTATTTCGGTAGAAGAACAGACTAAGTTATTTGAAGCTTTTACAAGAGGAAATAATGCTCAAAATATTTCCGGTTCCGGCTTAGGGCTAAGAATTGTTAAGAGAATTCTTGAATATCATGATGCTGAAATTATTTATTCTTCTCCCGATGAATACATGAATATGTTCACCGTGATTTTTAAAAAATAA
- a CDS encoding TolC family protein, giving the protein MNRIAVLCLAVSSFMAAQQQMSLLDCEEAFQKNNLQLLAEQYNINMADADILQAKIWELPQLSGQFNAYNPEGKKFFDVGHSKGAGITQLIYMGGKKKNEIAFAKSNKELAQLQFSQLLVDLRAQLRTTYFNLYYEKLKLENTDKQLGYMNDLLSAYRVQSAKGNVSLKDAVRLQSLVIQLNHDKLEINKNILGFEQNLKVLTGISEDIEPLMPESEAKEALATQPFGDEDELKTKALENNADYRYNLKLIDNSKLYAQWQKSLNVPDLNVGAAWDQAGGTFNNEANLTLGIPLPLWRVNQGNVEKANYAIQQNQKNADFQKLTLETKVQAAYKTWKAQYEQLADIKTTDLQNMDLVYNGMMTNFRKGNVNLIEFTDFMDSYRETALQIYDMKNEIMQAAEQLNQLVQTKIFY; this is encoded by the coding sequence ATGAACAGAATTGCAGTGCTGTGCCTGGCCGTTTCCTCATTCATGGCGGCACAACAGCAAATGTCTCTTTTGGATTGCGAAGAAGCCTTCCAGAAGAACAATCTTCAGCTGCTTGCGGAACAATACAACATCAACATGGCGGATGCTGATATCCTGCAGGCTAAAATCTGGGAATTGCCACAATTGAGTGGACAGTTCAATGCTTATAATCCTGAAGGTAAAAAGTTTTTTGATGTTGGTCATTCAAAAGGAGCAGGCATTACCCAGCTAATTTATATGGGGGGTAAAAAGAAAAATGAAATTGCTTTTGCAAAATCGAATAAAGAATTGGCCCAGCTTCAGTTTTCTCAACTTCTTGTTGATCTGAGAGCCCAACTCCGTACTACTTATTTTAATCTTTACTACGAAAAATTAAAGCTTGAAAACACTGATAAGCAATTAGGGTATATGAATGACCTGTTAAGCGCTTATCGTGTACAGTCAGCTAAAGGAAATGTTTCCCTTAAAGATGCGGTGAGACTGCAAAGTCTGGTCATTCAGCTGAATCATGATAAGCTTGAAATCAACAAAAATATACTTGGTTTTGAACAGAATTTAAAAGTTCTTACCGGAATTTCAGAAGATATAGAACCTTTGATGCCCGAATCTGAAGCCAAAGAAGCACTGGCAACTCAGCCTTTTGGAGATGAAGATGAACTTAAAACTAAGGCATTGGAAAATAATGCAGATTATCGATATAATTTAAAATTAATTGATAATAGTAAGCTGTATGCCCAATGGCAGAAATCATTGAATGTACCGGATCTTAATGTGGGTGCAGCATGGGATCAGGCTGGAGGAACTTTTAACAATGAAGCGAATCTGACATTAGGAATTCCTTTACCATTATGGAGAGTGAACCAGGGAAATGTAGAAAAGGCTAATTATGCGATTCAGCAGAATCAGAAAAACGCAGACTTTCAGAAACTGACCCTTGAAACAAAGGTACAGGCAGCTTATAAAACCTGGAAAGCGCAATACGAGCAGCTTGCAGATATCAAAACAACAGATCTTCAGAACATGGATCTGGTTTATAACGGTATGATGACAAATTTCAGAAAAGGAAATGTAAATCTTATTGAATTTACAGACTTCATGGACAGTTACAGAGAAACTGCTCTTCAGATTTATGATATGAAGAACGAGATCATGCAGGCAGCAGAACAACTTAACCAATTAGTACAAACGAAAATCTTCTATTAA